In the genome of Christensenella timonensis, one region contains:
- the mobV gene encoding MobV family relaxase has product MAQKAQHAILRFAKHKAGPAGALEAHHERTKEQYASNPDIDTSRSRDNFHIIQPAQKYRREIDSRIKAAGCRTRKDSTIFVDTLITASPEFFTGRSKKEVQAYFTEAVTFMEKKIGRGNIFSAMVHMDEKTPHLHLCFTPITEDGRLSAKEILGNRAQLSQWQDEFHAHMQKAFPVLKRGESALVTRRKHIPTWLFKQSVDLTKQAAAVQKVLAEITPLNAGKKRDEAAALLKRFFPRLESHLGQMKKYQATIDFLTQENEGLKEKVKDGSSIKKQLEAARLKQENEQLRRFVESIPPELLHNLREQGRDGHSKDQQR; this is encoded by the coding sequence ATGGCGCAAAAGGCACAACACGCAATCCTACGCTTCGCCAAACACAAGGCGGGGCCAGCCGGGGCGCTGGAAGCCCACCACGAGCGCACCAAAGAGCAGTATGCCAGCAATCCCGACATTGACACCAGCAGGAGCAGGGACAACTTTCACATTATCCAGCCCGCCCAAAAGTACCGGCGGGAGATCGACAGCCGGATCAAGGCGGCGGGGTGCCGCACACGGAAGGACAGCACCATATTCGTGGACACGCTGATAACCGCCAGCCCAGAGTTTTTCACGGGTAGGAGCAAGAAAGAGGTGCAAGCCTACTTCACCGAGGCTGTGACCTTCATGGAGAAGAAGATAGGCCGGGGCAACATCTTCTCCGCTATGGTACATATGGACGAGAAAACGCCCCACCTCCACCTGTGCTTCACCCCCATCACCGAGGACGGGCGGCTGTCAGCAAAGGAGATTTTGGGCAACCGGGCGCAGCTTTCCCAATGGCAGGACGAGTTTCACGCCCATATGCAAAAGGCGTTCCCCGTCCTCAAGCGGGGCGAGAGCGCCCTTGTCACCAGAAGAAAACATATCCCCACATGGCTGTTCAAGCAGTCGGTTGACTTAACGAAACAGGCGGCGGCAGTTCAAAAGGTGTTGGCAGAGATTACGCCGCTGAACGCCGGTAAAAAACGGGATGAAGCGGCGGCACTGCTGAAACGCTTTTTCCCCCGGCTGGAAAGCCATTTGGGGCAGATGAAAAAGTATCAAGCCACAATCGACTTTCTGACGCAGGAGAATGAAGGATTGAAAGAAAAGGTCAAGGATGGCAGCAGCATCAAGAAACAGTTGGAGGCCGCGAGGCTAAAACAGGAAAACGAGCAGCTTCGGCGGTTTGTGGAGAGCATTCCGCCGGAGCTGCTTCACAATTTGCGGGAACAAGGGAGGGACGGCCATTCAAAAGACCAGCAGCGGTGA
- a CDS encoding cysteine-rich VLP protein, giving the protein MFNIKDFPPIERRPDGSLYRMDAKQRREALRLIKGLCSYYDSGNCLYLDRGEEVTCPQSISYSVCCKFFRHVLLKDKEGKGLEAAVFQHDALKHCKRCGKAFSSSSNRAKYCESCKAEVQRRQKAEHARKKRAESRKMEPEKG; this is encoded by the coding sequence ATGTTCAACATCAAAGATTTTCCGCCCATTGAACGCAGGCCAGACGGCTCCCTATACCGCATGGATGCCAAACAGCGGCGGGAGGCGCTGCGGCTCATCAAGGGCCTGTGCAGTTACTACGACAGCGGGAATTGCCTCTATCTGGACAGAGGCGAGGAAGTGACCTGCCCCCAGAGCATTTCCTATTCCGTCTGCTGCAAGTTTTTCCGCCATGTGCTGTTGAAGGACAAGGAAGGGAAAGGATTGGAAGCGGCGGTTTTCCAGCACGACGCCTTGAAGCACTGTAAACGGTGCGGCAAGGCGTTTTCTTCGTCCTCTAACCGGGCCAAATACTGCGAGAGCTGCAAAGCGGAAGTACAGCGGCGGCAGAAGGCCGAACACGCGAGGAAGAAGCGGGCGGAGAGTAGAAAAATGGAACCCGAAAAAGGCTGA
- a CDS encoding RNA polymerase sigma factor, whose translation MNDPSLVQFPYDSNIRYLPLAYFLPEDLFAQCPTLRRLPRDLAALAASEELISLIDSDQFLKEIMDAAASLAFPHFGFGGWKEHYTGWCPIWRLSYALPLWVKGVEQITGWGVQALFRLPPHTPIPFFQPEYVSEVFSLAVKRVVEEQGWQPVLDVVREIPCDEDFESWDTNVRKDFLRKWYHTRSKRVQTVSLEACIEDENSGIHEIAEASGDFTEQVEAEDFCQRFKATLSEKDMAILELRVEGHTYEEIADKLGYKNHSGVVKRMEAIKKRFIQYEKEAGC comes from the coding sequence ATGAACGACCCTTCGCTTGTCCAGTTTCCCTATGACAGCAACATCCGCTATCTGCCTTTGGCCTATTTCCTGCCGGAAGATTTATTCGCCCAATGCCCTACCCTTCGTAGGCTGCCGCGTGATTTGGCTGCTTTAGCCGCTTCGGAGGAACTGATCTCGCTGATCGACAGCGATCAATTTCTTAAGGAAATCATGGACGCCGCCGCTTCCCTTGCGTTTCCCCACTTCGGTTTCGGCGGCTGGAAGGAGCATTATACCGGCTGGTGTCCCATTTGGCGTCTGTCCTACGCCCTGCCGCTGTGGGTCAAGGGCGTGGAGCAGATCACCGGCTGGGGAGTGCAAGCCTTGTTTCGTTTGCCGCCCCATACGCCCATCCCTTTCTTCCAGCCGGAATATGTTTCGGAGGTTTTCTCGCTGGCGGTCAAACGTGTTGTCGAGGAACAAGGTTGGCAGCCTGTTTTAGACGTGGTGCGGGAGATACCTTGCGACGAGGACTTTGAATCGTGGGACACCAATGTTCGCAAGGACTTCTTGCGGAAATGGTATCACACCCGTTCCAAGAGGGTGCAGACGGTTTCGCTGGAAGCCTGCATAGAGGACGAGAACAGCGGCATCCATGAGATCGCAGAGGCTTCCGGCGATTTTACGGAACAGGTAGAGGCGGAGGACTTCTGCCAACGGTTCAAGGCCACCTTATCCGAAAAGGACATGGCGATTTTGGAACTGCGGGTGGAGGGCCATACCTACGAGGAAATCGCGGACAAGCTGGGATACAAAAATCACAGCGGGGTCGTGAAGCGGATGGAGGCCATCAAAAAGCGGTTTATCCAATACGAGAAAGAAGCAGGGTGCTAA
- the hsdR gene encoding EcoAI/FtnUII family type I restriction enzme subunit R, whose protein sequence is MDKKKLTEQEIRTRYITPAISKAGWSASQIREEYPITKGRIIARGGTYKRDKAKFADYALFIKPHIPLAIVEAKNNNHAVSDGMQQALDYAERLLIPFVFTSNGDGFTFHNRMSGGGDRETFLTLEQFPSPETLWTMYREGTGLTAQQEAVITEPYYTAREDRTPRYYQLNAINLTVEAIARGQNRVLLVMATGTGKTFTAFQIIWRLWKSGVKKRILYLADRNALIDQTYVNDFSPFKDKMTIVRNRKVDKSYEIYLALYQGLTGDGDKEIFKQFSPGFFDLIIIDECHRGSAKEDSEWRAVLNYFTAATQIGLTATPKETKDISNVDYFGEPIYTYSLKQGIEDGFLAPYRVIRVLLDKDAEGFRPYKGQTDKYGNEILDREYNTKDYDRELVLEQRTRMVAKVVSNYLKKHNLRYDKTIFFCVDTEHADRMRQALVNENADLVKEDERYVMRITGDDDIGKKQIDAFRDVSSRYPVLVTTSKLLTTGVDVQMVKFIVLDANINSMTEFKQIIGRGTRVREDLGKMFFTIFDFRDSTRLFADPDFDGPVEQDDSFTPSEDGQIPDLPGDPPTDPEEPDFPEDPEYPGAGDEEHKHERRMKYFVDNVEVTVLKQRVQYIDKDGKLITESLTDYTKRNVLDQYATLEDFLTAWHSAERKQVILDEFASQGVLLEELQEQIGREFDPFDLVCHIAYDQPPLTRKERANNVKKRNYFTKYGEQAQAVLNALLEKYADSGVVNLESMDVLKVNPIREFGTPQFIVNKIFKGKADFTAALRELESELYVA, encoded by the coding sequence ATGGATAAGAAAAAATTGACAGAACAAGAAATCCGCACAAGATATATTACCCCTGCAATATCGAAGGCGGGTTGGTCTGCTTCTCAGATACGGGAAGAATATCCTATTACGAAAGGCCGCATCATTGCCAGAGGTGGTACATATAAGCGCGACAAAGCTAAATTTGCAGATTATGCTTTATTCATCAAGCCGCATATTCCACTGGCTATTGTTGAGGCAAAGAACAACAATCATGCTGTTTCTGATGGAATGCAACAAGCCCTTGATTATGCGGAGCGGCTGTTGATTCCGTTTGTATTCACATCCAATGGTGACGGGTTTACTTTTCATAACCGCATGAGCGGCGGAGGCGACAGAGAAACATTCTTGACCCTTGAACAATTTCCATCCCCTGAAACACTCTGGACGATGTATCGAGAGGGTACTGGGCTTACCGCGCAGCAGGAAGCAGTCATTACAGAACCCTACTATACGGCACGGGAAGACCGAACGCCAAGGTACTACCAGTTAAATGCCATCAATTTAACTGTTGAGGCGATTGCGCGTGGGCAGAACCGTGTCTTGTTGGTGATGGCAACTGGCACAGGTAAAACGTTCACAGCATTTCAGATTATTTGGCGCTTGTGGAAATCTGGTGTGAAAAAGCGTATTTTGTATTTGGCTGATCGCAACGCTTTAATTGATCAAACCTATGTAAACGATTTTTCACCGTTTAAGGACAAAATGACGATTGTTCGCAATCGCAAGGTTGATAAATCTTATGAAATCTATCTGGCATTGTATCAAGGTTTAACCGGGGATGGCGACAAGGAAATTTTCAAGCAGTTCTCTCCGGGATTTTTTGATTTGATTATCATTGATGAGTGCCACCGCGGCAGTGCAAAGGAAGATAGCGAATGGCGCGCTGTATTAAACTACTTTACCGCAGCAACGCAAATCGGTTTGACCGCAACACCGAAAGAAACAAAGGACATTTCTAATGTTGATTACTTCGGAGAGCCGATTTATACCTATTCTCTCAAGCAAGGTATAGAGGACGGCTTTTTAGCGCCGTATCGTGTCATTCGTGTTTTGCTAGATAAGGATGCAGAAGGATTTCGCCCCTACAAAGGTCAAACTGACAAATATGGAAATGAAATCCTTGACCGGGAATATAACACGAAAGACTATGATCGCGAATTGGTGTTGGAACAACGAACCCGCATGGTTGCAAAAGTTGTGTCCAACTATCTTAAAAAGCATAATTTGCGCTATGACAAGACCATTTTCTTCTGTGTCGATACCGAACATGCTGACCGTATGCGTCAAGCGCTTGTCAACGAAAACGCCGATCTTGTAAAAGAAGACGAGCGCTATGTCATGCGCATCACCGGCGATGATGACATCGGCAAAAAGCAGATTGATGCCTTCCGCGATGTTTCAAGCCGTTATCCTGTGTTGGTGACCACTTCTAAATTACTTACCACCGGCGTGGATGTGCAGATGGTAAAGTTTATTGTGCTTGATGCCAATATCAACAGTATGACGGAGTTCAAACAGATCATTGGTCGAGGAACCCGTGTGCGCGAAGACCTCGGCAAAATGTTTTTTACTATTTTCGATTTTAGAGATTCTACACGACTTTTTGCTGACCCGGACTTTGACGGCCCAGTTGAGCAGGACGATTCTTTCACGCCATCAGAGGATGGACAAATCCCCGACCTGCCCGGCGATCCGCCAACGGACCCAGAAGAACCAGATTTTCCTGAGGACCCGGAATATCCTGGGGCAGGGGACGAGGAACACAAGCACGAGCGCCGTATGAAATACTTTGTTGACAATGTAGAAGTGACCGTACTCAAACAAAGGGTTCAATACATTGACAAGGACGGCAAGCTGATTACAGAATCCCTCACTGATTACACCAAGCGCAATGTCCTCGACCAGTATGCGACCTTAGAGGATTTCCTCACCGCATGGCACAGTGCGGAGCGCAAACAGGTAATCCTTGATGAGTTTGCAAGCCAAGGCGTGCTTTTGGAAGAATTGCAGGAGCAAATCGGCCGAGAGTTTGACCCCTTTGATTTGGTGTGTCATATTGCCTACGACCAACCGCCGCTTACCAGAAAAGAACGCGCTAACAACGTGAAAAAACGCAACTATTTTACTAAGTATGGCGAACAGGCGCAAGCAGTCTTAAATGCTCTATTGGAAAAGTATGCGGACTCTGGCGTTGTTAATTTGGAAAGCATGGATGTGTTGAAGGTAAATCCCATTAGGGAATTTGGCACGCCGCAATTCATCGTGAACAAGATTTTTAAGGGAAAGGCTGATTTTACCGCCGCCCTACGCGAATTAGAAAGCGAACTGTACGTCGCTTGA
- a CDS encoding helix-turn-helix domain-containing protein: protein MKTYTVKEVAEMLDTNPETVRRWIRSGKLKAEKSSRKDGNVIQEDDLYKYLRGTSKYAGVAAGMVLGSPLLAVTSLIATAGVGVVAALASAGLKKNNENIEIFSDDVKKTLEDNISESKKIIESKKSAISELQAEINREQQKIEDCNLALEHLSDAVNTVERNPNGKRESD, encoded by the coding sequence GTGAAGACATATACTGTGAAGGAAGTTGCAGAAATGCTTGATACCAACCCCGAAACAGTCCGGAGATGGATCCGCTCCGGAAAACTGAAAGCAGAGAAAAGTTCGCGTAAAGATGGAAATGTAATCCAGGAGGATGACCTTTACAAATATTTGCGGGGCACATCTAAATATGCCGGAGTTGCTGCCGGTATGGTATTGGGTAGCCCTTTGCTCGCCGTTACATCGCTAATTGCAACTGCGGGCGTTGGAGTGGTGGCCGCCTTGGCTTCGGCAGGATTAAAGAAAAATAATGAGAATATTGAGATATTTTCAGACGATGTCAAAAAGACCCTCGAGGATAATATTTCCGAAAGCAAGAAAATAATAGAGAGTAAGAAGTCGGCGATATCTGAATTACAGGCCGAAATCAATAGAGAGCAGCAAAAAATTGAGGACTGTAATCTTGCTCTTGAACATCTGTCAGATGCAGTTAATACGGTTGAGCGTAATCCGAACGGAAAAAGGGAGTCAGACTAA
- a CDS encoding MFS transporter: MTQNNNSWRKTYFTLLAGQAISFISSGILQMAIIFYLVAKTNSAIILTAATLIGFLPQACLGPFAGAFVDRHSRKSVMIGADLIIAAAGGILALVAFYMELPVWSIMVVLLIRSAGTAFHSPAFSAATPMIVPKEELTKCAGYTQTMQAVSAIISPAAAAFLYAVWPLNAIILLDIVGAILACVTVAISSIPTPELCPETKRQQFLQDMKEGYVVLKQNRGLFALLWIGVIYMFFYMPISTLFPLICMSYFKGTPAHASAAEIAFAVGMLLGGVILSIWGGFKKRRYTIGLSVLLMGVSNMLSGLLPPDAFLVFVVCCTVMGISAPFYGVQDAIFQETVKPEYLGRVFSLLTSAASLAMPFGLVISGPLAERLGVEKWFVICGIGIIIVALAVFLLPGLREIDNTQ, translated from the coding sequence ATGACCCAAAACAACAATTCATGGAGAAAAACTTATTTTACACTTCTTGCCGGACAAGCAATATCCTTTATTAGCAGCGGTATTTTGCAAATGGCCATTATCTTTTATTTGGTTGCGAAAACTAATTCTGCAATCATATTGACGGCGGCAACACTGATTGGATTTTTGCCGCAAGCCTGTTTAGGCCCGTTTGCAGGTGCTTTTGTTGACCGGCACAGCCGTAAAAGCGTAATGATTGGTGCGGATTTGATAATTGCCGCCGCTGGCGGTATTCTGGCGCTGGTGGCGTTTTACATGGAATTGCCCGTATGGTCTATTATGGTTGTCCTGTTAATCCGAAGTGCGGGAACTGCTTTTCATTCTCCAGCATTCAGCGCAGCAACACCTATGATTGTGCCAAAAGAGGAACTTACAAAATGCGCTGGTTACACGCAGACCATGCAAGCAGTAAGTGCGATTATCAGTCCAGCTGCCGCAGCGTTTTTATATGCTGTTTGGCCTCTTAATGCAATTATATTGTTAGATATTGTGGGCGCAATCCTTGCCTGTGTGACTGTTGCGATTTCGTCCATACCAACGCCTGAACTATGTCCAGAAACGAAAAGACAACAGTTTTTACAGGATATGAAAGAGGGGTATGTGGTATTAAAGCAAAACAGGGGCCTCTTTGCTCTGCTCTGGATTGGTGTAATTTATATGTTCTTTTATATGCCAATCAGTACGCTTTTTCCTCTCATCTGTATGTCATACTTCAAAGGAACACCGGCCCATGCCTCTGCCGCTGAAATTGCTTTTGCGGTTGGTATGCTGCTTGGCGGAGTCATTCTGAGCATTTGGGGCGGTTTTAAGAAACGGCGGTACACCATCGGTCTTTCCGTTCTCCTGATGGGCGTTAGCAATATGCTCTCCGGGCTTTTGCCGCCAGACGCATTTCTTGTCTTTGTTGTGTGCTGTACTGTTATGGGAATTTCCGCTCCATTTTACGGTGTGCAAGATGCGATTTTTCAAGAAACGGTCAAACCAGAATATCTGGGGAGAGTTTTTTCTCTACTGACAAGCGCCGCTTCCCTCGCCATGCCGTTTGGCCTTGTCATTTCCGGGCCTCTGGCGGAGCGGCTGGGAGTTGAGAAATGGTTTGTCATTTGCGGAATTGGCATTATCATCGTTGCGCTTGCCGTATTTTTACTACCCGGTTTGAGAGAGATTGACAATACGCAATAA
- a CDS encoding cytochrome C, whose translation MQKITNKQYEEYRRLIYDREHGRILTPDGLRLICSACDYDPTEIGKIMLENLAKFQASGAVYTYDRESDPEAEEDKN comes from the coding sequence ATGCAGAAGATTACAAACAAACAGTACGAAGAATACCGCAGGCTTATCTATGACCGTGAGCATGGCCGTATACTGACTCCGGACGGACTGCGGCTGATCTGCTCTGCCTGCGACTATGATCCCACGGAGATCGGTAAGATCATGCTGGAGAATCTCGCAAAGTTTCAGGCGTCCGGCGCGGTGTATACGTACGACCGCGAAAGCGATCCTGAAGCGGAAGAGGATAAGAACTGA
- a CDS encoding SymE family type I addiction module toxin, whose product MEQNNVRKLTVCESGGYHYKPTSTIILKGQWLEKYGFPAGTKVDVQCQNGRLVIVPREEQGQFSE is encoded by the coding sequence ATGGAGCAGAACAACGTACGGAAACTGACTGTATGCGAGAGCGGCGGCTATCATTATAAGCCGACCTCGACAATTATTCTGAAGGGACAATGGCTTGAGAAGTATGGCTTCCCTGCCGGTACGAAGGTGGATGTGCAGTGCCAGAACGGCAGGCTGGTTATCGTGCCGAGAGAAGAACAAGGACAATTTTCAGAATAA
- a CDS encoding recombinase family protein: MEQQRKVKTIPATLKQFTSAPIGETKKRRVAAYARVSTDHDEQFTSYEAQIDYYTKYIKGRDDWEFVKVYTDEGITGTSTKHREGFKQMVADALDGKIDLIVTKSVSRFARNTVDSLTTIRELKEKGVECYFEKENIWTFDGKGELLITIMSSLAQEESRSISENCTWGQRKRFADGKVTVPFKRFLGYDRGPNGELIVNEEQAKLVKRIYRMFMEGMTPHGIASKLTKEGIPSPGGKERWWEGTVKAMLSNEKYKGDALLQKSFTVDFLTKKTKVNEGEIPQYYVEQDHAAIIEPEIFDQVQDELKRRFPGKNRHSGVHVFSSKIKCGQCGSWYGSKVWHSNDKYRRMIWRCNHKYDGGEKCTTPVLTDDEIKGKYISAVNTLFKDKDSILSDFEEILAGPLYSTDALKEKEREYEDEMNVAADLVQKEIRQNAVAPQNQEAYQKRYDSLTERFNTAKKNLAEVENEISRKELTRSSIRQFLDTLRKQTDLVTEFDAAQFQSLVDFITVYSKNDIRVTFRNGMEIKA; this comes from the coding sequence TTGGAACAGCAGCGGAAAGTAAAAACCATACCGGCCACGCTGAAGCAGTTCACCTCGGCACCCATCGGTGAGACGAAAAAGCGCCGTGTCGCTGCCTACGCCCGGGTTTCCACCGACCACGACGAACAGTTCACGAGTTACGAGGCGCAGATCGACTACTACACAAAATATATCAAAGGCCGCGATGACTGGGAATTCGTCAAGGTTTATACCGACGAGGGCATCACTGGAACGAGTACCAAGCACCGTGAAGGTTTCAAGCAGATGGTCGCGGACGCGCTGGACGGAAAGATCGATCTCATTGTCACAAAATCCGTCAGCCGGTTTGCCCGGAACACGGTCGACAGCCTTACTACGATCCGGGAACTCAAGGAAAAAGGCGTCGAGTGCTATTTTGAAAAGGAGAACATCTGGACCTTCGACGGCAAGGGAGAACTGCTGATCACAATCATGTCGTCCCTTGCTCAGGAAGAATCCCGCAGCATCTCCGAGAACTGCACCTGGGGTCAGAGAAAACGGTTCGCCGACGGCAAGGTGACGGTTCCGTTCAAACGGTTCCTCGGCTACGACCGGGGACCGAACGGCGAGCTGATCGTAAATGAAGAACAGGCCAAACTTGTGAAACGGATCTACCGGATGTTCATGGAAGGCATGACACCGCACGGAATTGCATCAAAGCTCACGAAGGAAGGCATACCATCACCTGGCGGTAAGGAGAGATGGTGGGAAGGAACTGTAAAAGCCATGTTATCCAACGAAAAGTACAAAGGAGACGCCCTTCTGCAGAAGTCCTTCACTGTCGACTTTCTTACCAAGAAAACAAAGGTTAACGAAGGAGAGATCCCTCAGTACTACGTCGAACAGGATCATGCGGCAATCATCGAGCCGGAGATCTTCGACCAGGTTCAGGACGAGCTGAAACGCCGCTTCCCCGGCAAAAACCGGCACAGCGGTGTTCATGTTTTTTCAAGCAAGATCAAATGCGGACAGTGCGGAAGCTGGTACGGCTCCAAGGTCTGGCATTCCAATGACAAATACCGCAGGATGATCTGGCGGTGCAATCACAAGTACGACGGCGGTGAGAAATGCACGACTCCGGTTCTCACGGATGATGAGATCAAGGGAAAATACATCTCGGCAGTGAACACGCTGTTCAAGGACAAGGATTCCATCCTTTCCGACTTCGAGGAGATTCTCGCCGGACCGCTCTACAGCACCGATGCCCTAAAGGAAAAGGAACGCGAGTACGAAGACGAGATGAACGTTGCCGCCGACCTTGTCCAGAAAGAGATCCGGCAGAACGCCGTTGCCCCGCAGAATCAGGAAGCATACCAGAAACGATACGATTCCCTTACCGAACGATTCAACACAGCGAAGAAGAATCTCGCGGAAGTTGAAAACGAGATCTCCAGAAAGGAACTCACACGCTCGTCAATCAGGCAGTTCCTCGATACCCTGCGGAAACAGACCGATCTTGTAACGGAATTCGATGCGGCGCAGTTTCAGAGCCTTGTCGATTTCATCACCGTCTACAGCAAAAACGACATCCGAGTTACATTCCGGAACGGGATGGAAATCAAAGCATAA
- a CDS encoding recombinase family protein — MKKITEIKKMKPVLPERKKVAAYCRVSMETERLHHSLSAQVSRYSELIQSNPQWEFAGIYADEGISGTKAGSRPEFMRMVADCESGKIDIVLTKSISRFARNTVDLLETVRHLKDIGVEVRFEKENIRSLSDDGELMLTLLASFAQEESRSISENEKWSVKKRMEQGIPTAKPPILGYKWVGNHLEVVPEEAAVVKRIFQNFLDGKSRLETERELEAEGIRSVNGNVMRDSQLKHILNNITYTGNTLLQKEFVEDPITKKRRKNRGQLPQYYIENTHEAIIDMKTWQYVQDEMERRRKLGALANKSLNICCFTGKIKCPYCGLSYMHNRRKKNGHEQEFWVCGSKKKKRTPDNNCPVGGTISEKALEKACCEVLEIPEFDEAVFLEKVDHIEVPEKYTLQFFLKDGTEITRPAPNTGHQDCWTAEYRAETSKKRREHPYAKGTTELSGRIKCAACGCNFRRCTQPASNPKKPKMHYWRCSAHGKGCITVGLREDVLKTQIAEVMGIPKYDAELFKQRIEVIYVKDKDLLEFHFRDGRIQTMHYIPPEKTFKPRSEEARDHMRKLMQERWTPEAKAEMSEKMKQIRSEKFWNSSGK, encoded by the coding sequence ATGAAGAAAATTACAGAAATCAAAAAGATGAAACCGGTCCTGCCGGAGCGGAAAAAGGTCGCTGCCTACTGCCGTGTATCCATGGAAACAGAACGGCTGCACCATTCCCTCTCGGCGCAGGTATCCCGTTACAGCGAACTGATCCAGAGCAATCCACAGTGGGAGTTCGCCGGGATCTACGCCGACGAGGGCATCAGCGGAACGAAAGCCGGATCACGACCTGAGTTTATGCGGATGGTCGCCGACTGTGAATCCGGAAAAATTGACATCGTCCTGACGAAAAGCATCAGCCGTTTCGCCAGAAACACTGTCGACCTTCTGGAAACCGTCCGCCACCTGAAAGACATCGGCGTTGAGGTGCGGTTTGAGAAGGAAAACATCCGATCCCTCAGCGATGACGGGGAACTGATGCTCACTCTCCTCGCTTCCTTCGCTCAGGAAGAATCGCGTTCCATATCCGAGAATGAAAAATGGAGCGTGAAGAAGCGCATGGAACAGGGCATCCCGACAGCGAAGCCCCCGATTCTCGGATACAAATGGGTCGGCAATCACCTCGAGGTAGTACCGGAAGAAGCCGCTGTCGTAAAGCGCATCTTTCAGAACTTCCTGGACGGAAAGTCCCGGCTGGAGACAGAACGTGAGCTTGAAGCGGAAGGCATTCGCTCCGTGAACGGAAACGTCATGCGAGACTCACAGCTCAAGCACATTCTCAACAACATCACTTATACGGGCAATACGCTCCTGCAAAAGGAATTCGTCGAGGATCCGATCACGAAGAAAAGGCGTAAGAACAGGGGGCAGTTGCCTCAGTACTACATCGAGAATACGCATGAAGCTATCATCGATATGAAAACCTGGCAATACGTGCAGGATGAAATGGAACGGCGCAGAAAGCTTGGGGCTCTTGCCAACAAGAGCCTGAATATCTGCTGCTTCACCGGCAAAATCAAATGCCCCTACTGTGGACTCAGCTATATGCACAATCGTCGAAAAAAGAATGGTCATGAGCAAGAATTCTGGGTTTGTGGCAGTAAAAAGAAAAAGAGAACGCCCGATAATAATTGCCCGGTCGGCGGTACAATCAGTGAAAAGGCTCTCGAGAAAGCCTGCTGCGAAGTGCTCGAAATCCCCGAATTTGACGAGGCTGTATTTCTTGAAAAGGTTGACCATATCGAAGTGCCGGAGAAATACACGCTCCAATTCTTCTTAAAAGATGGAACGGAGATCACCCGTCCTGCTCCGAATACCGGCCATCAGGACTGCTGGACAGCGGAATACCGGGCTGAGACTTCAAAGAAACGCCGCGAGCATCCCTACGCCAAAGGCACAACAGAGCTTTCCGGAAGAATCAAATGCGCTGCATGCGGCTGTAATTTCCGTCGCTGCACGCAGCCTGCTTCCAATCCGAAAAAGCCGAAAATGCACTATTGGCGCTGCTCAGCTCATGGTAAAGGTTGCATAACTGTTGGATTACGCGAGGACGTCCTGAAGACGCAGATCGCCGAGGTGATGGGAATTCCTAAATATGATGCGGAACTTTTCAAACAGCGGATCGAGGTCATCTATGTGAAAGACAAGGATCTTCTTGAATTTCATTTCAGGGATGGCCGGATTCAGACGATGCATTATATCCCACCGGAAAAGACCTTCAAACCCCGGAGCGAAGAAGCCAGGGATCATATGAGGAAGCTCATGCAGGAACGTTGGACGCCGGAAGCCAAAGCGGAAATGTCAGAGAAGATGAAACAGATAAGGAGTGAGAAATTTTGGAACAGCAGCGGAAAGTAA
- a CDS encoding SHOCT domain-containing protein, which yields MNKEKCEAERHYQASLSAAKSMLKSGIITRKEYDEIDTILLRKYRPVFGTLFSDNA from the coding sequence GTGAATAAAGAAAAATGCGAAGCCGAGCGCCACTACCAGGCGAGCCTGTCGGCAGCAAAATCCATGCTGAAATCCGGCATCATCACCCGGAAGGAATACGATGAAATTGATACAATCCTGCTCCGCAAATACCGCCCTGTTTTCGGCACTTTATTCTCAGATAACGCTTGA